Within the Deltaproteobacteria bacterium genome, the region CGACGACTCCCCCCGTCATGACGACCCGACCGGCATGGGAGTCCATCTCCAGCACTCTCTTGACGACCGAGTAGAAGAGCCCCTTGACGATATCGGTCACCTTTTTCCCGTTGCGGATGTTCTCGAGAACCTCCGTCGCGGAAAAGACGGTGCAGTAGCTCCCGAGCTTGACCATCTCCAGGGACCGGCGGGCCAGGGCGTCCATCGCCTCCAGGGGGATGTCGAGGCGCAGGGACATCTCCTCGAGAAACGCCCCGGTCCCGGCGGCGCACTTCCGGTTCATCTTGAAACTCGCGCGGCGTCCATCCTCGTCGAGCTTGATCACCTTGTTGTCCTGGCCGCCGATGTCGATGATGGTGATCGCCTCGTGGAAACGATCGCGGCCCCATCGGGAGAGGCAGCCGATCTCGGTCTTGCTCTGCGCGGTGACGAAGGCGACGTTGGACCGGCCGTACCCGGTCGAAATGGCGTTCTCGATCGCGTCGCGGCGGGATCCGGCCATCTCCAGCGATTCATCGAGGCAAGCCGCCGCGGTGGCGGAAAAGTCGGTCCCGGATTTCCGGACGGCGTGTCCGAGGAGCTGGCGGTCGGCGTCGATCACGGCGACCTTGGTCCTCGATGACCCGATGTCGAGACCGACGAAAACGGGCATCGACATGCTCCTCAACGGTCTTCCCACCACACCGCGGGGCGCTTGGCGATGAAGGCCGTCAACCCCTCCACGGCGTCGTGGGTGGCCATCAACTCCTCGAGGTACAGTCGTTCGACTTCGGCGAGCTTCGTCCGGATCCGCTCCACGACGCCGGCGCGGGCGGCGCGCACGGCGAACCGGAGGGAGCTGGCGCTTCGCGGGGCGTAGTGCTCCTCGAAATACGCGATGGCGGCCGCAGTCGGATCGTCGGCCAGCGCGTTCACGAGGCCGATCCGGTGCGCTTCCTCCGCCCCGATGCTGCGCCCCGAAAAGAGGAGATCCTCCGCGCGGGACGGACCGATCCGCTCCGGGAGCAGGCAGGAGGCCGCGGGGGCGAACACCGCCAGCTTGATCTCGGGCTGTCCGAGCGTCGCGCCGGGAGCGGCGAAGATCAGGTGGCCGGCGGCCGCCACCTCGAGGCCGCCGCCCAGGCACTGGCCGCGGATCGCCACCAGAACGGGAACCGGGCTCGCGACGAGCGTAAGGAGAAGCGCGTGCAGTTCGTGGAGCATCGCGGCGCACGACCCCGGCAGGTGCTCTTCCACGCTGGCGCCGAAGCTGAAGTGCGGCCCCTCGGCCTCCAGAAGGACGGCGCGCAGCCGCGCCCCCGGCAGGTGTTCGCGGAGGGCCGACCGCAGCGCCGCGATCATGGCGGCGTCGACGATGTTCGCCTTGGGCCGGGAGAGGCGTAGGCGCAGCAGGGCGCCGTCCTTTTCCAGTTCCACATTGAGGGGGGAGGCGCCCATCGTCATCTCCCGGGGACGAGGATCGCGCGCCGGGTCAGCTTGTGCGCGTGGGCGGCGGCGAAGACCGCGTTGATGTCGTCCAGCGGATGGCGTTCGACGAAGGGGGCCAGGGCGATCTTCCCATCGAGCACGAGATCGAAGGCCGCGGGGTAGAGCTCGGTAAGGCATCCCCAGTTCCCAAGCGCCCGGGCGTGGAACGCCATCAGGTTCGAGAGGCGCAGCTCCACCTTGTCCATGGTGAAGCCGACGACCGACAACGTCGCCCCGTGGTTGAGCAGTCCGAAGGCGGTGTCCTGCCCGGCTTTGGTCCCGGAGCACTCGAAGATCTTCCACCGGGTGTCGGGGCAGCCGTTCTTCTTCGCGAATTCCTGGATCGCCTTCTTGAGGTCGCGGCCCTGGACCTCGCGGACGTTGACGGTCAACGCGGCGCCGTTCGCGGCCATGGCGTCGAGTTTCTGCGGGTCCACATCGAGCGCCACGACGGTCGCCCCGAAGGCGCGTGCGATCTGGACGGCGTATCCGCCGACTCCGCCGACCCCGACCACGACGGCGAAATCGCCGGGCTTGACCTCCGCCTGCACCACCGCCTGGTACGGGGTCGTCACGGCGTCGGCCACCACGGAGACATCGGGAAGCGTAAGGCCGGTCGCCGCGAGCCGCTTCTCGTCCACGAGGCACAGTCCGCGCGCCGGGACGCGGACGTGGGAGGCGAAGCCCCCCTGGATATCGTTTCCCGGCATCTGCTGCCGGCGGCAGATGGTGCCGTGTCCCGAGGCGCACAGCTCGCATTCGCCGCAAGGGATGACCGCGGGGACGATCACCGCTTTCCCCCGCCACGTTTCCGCCCCCGCCCCGGCGGCCACCACTCTGCCGCTGATTTCGTGACCGAGCGTCAACGGAAGGGGGGACTTCACCCGCACGCCGTCATAGTAGAAGCCGAGGTCCGTGTGACAAACCCCGCAACCGGCCACCTCGACCACCACCTCGCCCGCGGACGGCGGAAACGGGTCGAAGTCGGCCTTCACCATCGGCTCCCCCGGAGCGGTCATCCACCAGCGATGCGGTGCGTTGGCCAAAGGGGTTCCTCCTCGGAAAGGTAAGGGATTCAAACTTCCTTGCGATGAGATCCGGTAAAACAGTACCTCAATGCTTTTTATCTGTCAACGGCTGCAGCAGCGCTCGCCCGGCGCGGAACGCCTGCACGTTCACGGCGACGATCATCGAAGGCAGACGGGCCTTCAGCGCCTCCTCGTAGGCGGCTTCGGGAAGCGGCAGGAAGTGGGAGGCGGCCCCCACCAGCACAATGTTGACCGCCCGCACCTCGCGCATCGACAACGCGGCGGAGAGGGCGTCGACCATGTAGAGCCGGTCCGTGACGGCCCGCAGGCGCTCCGCGGCGTCCTGCGGGTACCGCTCCTGCCCGGTGGCCACCGACGGCGGGAAGATCTCCTGGGCGTTTACCACCATCGCCCCGCCGGGCCGCAGGTAATGGGCGAACCGGAGCGCCTCGATCTTCTCGAAGGCGATCAGAAGGTCCGCCTTCCCCGGCTCGATGAGCGGCGAGAAGACGATCGGGCCGAAGCGCAGGTGAGTCGTCACCGATCCCCCGCGTTGCGCCATCCCGTGGACCTCGCTTTTTTTCACGTCGAACCCGGACAGGAGGAACGCATCGCACAAAACCTCGGAGGCGAGCAGGGTCCCCTGCCCCCCGACGCCGGCGAGGAAAACGTCACCCTTCGTGACGCTCATGATTTTTTCTCCAGAATCGCCTGGAACTTGCACAGCGGCGGGCACTGGTTGCACCCGTCGCACAGCAGCGGGCTGATCCGCGCCCTTCCCTTCTGCGTCGCCTTTTTCCCCGCTGCGACCGCCTCTTCGGGGGTGAAGGGGACCCACTCGATCGCCGGGCACCCGAGCCGGGAGCACGCCTTGCACCCCGTGCACAGATCCGCGATCACCTCGTACACCGGGCGTTTTTGCCGGCGATGGTACGGAAGCAGGGCGCACGGCGCCTTGGTGATGATCACCGACGGCTCGGGGCGCGCCACTTCCCGCCGCAGCACCGCTTCCGTCTGCTTCATGTCGTGCGGGTTCACCGTGTAGACGTGCTCCACGCCGAGCGCGCGGCAAAGCGCCGGAAGGTCCGTCCGCCGGGTCGGCTCTCCGTGGAGCGTCTTCCCCGTGGCCGGGTTCTGCTGCGCGCCCGTCATCGCGGTGATGTCGTTGTCGAGCAGGATCACCGTGGAGACGCCGCGGTTGTAGACGACGTTCATGAGCCCGGTGACGCCGGAGTGGAGGAACGTGGAGTCGCCGATGACGGCGACGACCTTCCCGGCGCCGTCCGGCCCCAGCGCCTTCTCCATCCCGTGGGCGTTCCCGATCGAGGCGCCCATGCAGATGCAGCTGTCCATCGCCCCCAGCGGCGGCAAGGCGGCCAGGGTGGAGCAGCCGATGTCCCCCGTCACCGTCACCTTGAGCTTTTTCAGCGCGAAGAAGAGCCCCCGGTGGGGGCATCCGGGACAAAGGTTCGGCGGCCGGGGGGGAACCGGTTCGGGGGCGCGCACGGGGATCGCCTCCCCGGTGATCGCCTGTCGGACGATCCGCGGATCGAGCTCCCCGACGATCGGAATGAGTTCCTTCCCCTGCGCGGGAATCCCCAGCGCCTTCACGTGTGTCTCGAGATGCGGGTCGAGCTCCTCGACCACCACCACGCGGGAGACTCCTGCGGCGAATTCCCGGAAGAGCCGCTCGGGAAGCGGCCACGCGAGGCCGATCTTCAGGACCGACGCGTCGGGAAACGCCTCCTTCACGTACTGGTAGGAGACGCCGGAGGTGATGATCCCGAGCGAGCGATCCCCCCATTCGATCCGGTTCCCGTCCCACGTCTCGGCGAACTCCCGCAACGCCTTCGTCCGCTCCTCGACGATGACGTGGCGGCGCTTCGCGTTCAGCGGGAGCATCACCCACTTCGCCGGATCGGGGGTGAACCCCGGCGGGAACGCGGGGCCGCCCGGCTCGTCGAGGCGGACGACTCCCTTGGCGTGGGAGATCCGGGTGGTCGTGCGCAGGAAGACGGGGGTGTCGTACTTCTCGGAAAGTTCGAAGGCCAGGCGCGTGAACTCCTTCGCCTCGAAGGAGTCCGACGGCTCGAGCATGGGGATCTTCGCCGCGACCGCGTAGTGCCGGTTGTCCTGCTCGTTCTGGGAGGAGTGCAGTTCCGGATCGTCCGCCGTGACGATCACGAGGCCCCCGCGGACCCCGGTGTAGGAGGCGGTGAAGATCGGGTCGGCCGCCACGTTCACACCGACGTGCTTCATCGTCGCCAGTGCGCGCACGCCGCCCATCGAGGCGCCGATCGCCACCTCGACGGCGACTTTCTCGTTGGGAGCCCACTCCGCGTAGACCCCTTCGTAGCGCACGAAATTTTCGAGGATCTCCGTGCTGGGCGTCCCGGGGTACGCGGAGGCGACCTTCACCCCCGCCTCGAAGGCGCCGCGCGCGATCGCTTCGTTCCCGGAGAGCAGCCGGATCTCTTCCTTCTTCACGAGGACGGACACAGCCCCCCCTTTTAAAATGGGTTTAGAGTACCAAAATACCATGAACCGGGCTTCCCGCAAGAGGAAAGTTGCAACCTGTCCTATCTGTTATACTTATTCCTTAAAATTTCGTTTGGGGAGGAACACCGGCGATGAAAATCGGGGTCTTGACCGGCGGGGGAGATTGTCCGGGCCTGAACGCGGTGATCCGGGCGGTGGTCCGGAAATCCGACACGCTCAGTTCCCGGGTGGTCGGGCTGCGCAACGGATGGAAGGGGCTGCTCGATCCGTCGCCGATGGACCTGGACGGCAAGATGGTCTCCGGGATCCTCCACATCGGCGGGACGATGATCGGAACCTCCCGCACCAACCCGTTCAAGGACCTTGGCGGGCCGGAGAAGGTGCTGAAGAATATGCGGATCCTCGGACTGGACGCCCTGATCGCCATCGGCGGCGAGGACACCCTCGGGGCGGCGGCGAAACTGTACGAAATGGGGCTCCCCGTGGTCGGCGTCCCCAAGACGATCGACAACGACCTGTCCGGGACCGATTTCACCTTCGGCTTCGACACGGCGGTTTCCACGGCCACCGACGCCATCGACCGGATCCACACGACGGCGGAGTCGCACAACCGCGTCATGGTGGTCGAGGTGATGGGGCGGCACGCCGGATGGATCGCGACGTACTCGGGGATCGCCGGCGGCGCCGACGTGATCCTCGTCCCCGAGATCCCGATCGACCTCGACG harbors:
- the iorA gene encoding indolepyruvate ferredoxin oxidoreductase subunit alpha: MSVLVKKEEIRLLSGNEAIARGAFEAGVKVASAYPGTPSTEILENFVRYEGVYAEWAPNEKVAVEVAIGASMGGVRALATMKHVGVNVAADPIFTASYTGVRGGLVIVTADDPELHSSQNEQDNRHYAVAAKIPMLEPSDSFEAKEFTRLAFELSEKYDTPVFLRTTTRISHAKGVVRLDEPGGPAFPPGFTPDPAKWVMLPLNAKRRHVIVEERTKALREFAETWDGNRIEWGDRSLGIITSGVSYQYVKEAFPDASVLKIGLAWPLPERLFREFAAGVSRVVVVEELDPHLETHVKALGIPAQGKELIPIVGELDPRIVRQAITGEAIPVRAPEPVPPRPPNLCPGCPHRGLFFALKKLKVTVTGDIGCSTLAALPPLGAMDSCICMGASIGNAHGMEKALGPDGAGKVVAVIGDSTFLHSGVTGLMNVVYNRGVSTVILLDNDITAMTGAQQNPATGKTLHGEPTRRTDLPALCRALGVEHVYTVNPHDMKQTEAVLRREVARPEPSVIITKAPCALLPYHRRQKRPVYEVIADLCTGCKACSRLGCPAIEWVPFTPEEAVAAGKKATQKGRARISPLLCDGCNQCPPLCKFQAILEKKS
- the had gene encoding 6-hydroxycyclohex-1-ene-1-carbonyl-CoA dehydrogenase, which encodes MANAPHRWWMTAPGEPMVKADFDPFPPSAGEVVVEVAGCGVCHTDLGFYYDGVRVKSPLPLTLGHEISGRVVAAGAGAETWRGKAVIVPAVIPCGECELCASGHGTICRRQQMPGNDIQGGFASHVRVPARGLCLVDEKRLAATGLTLPDVSVVADAVTTPYQAVVQAEVKPGDFAVVVGVGGVGGYAVQIARAFGATVVALDVDPQKLDAMAANGAALTVNVREVQGRDLKKAIQEFAKKNGCPDTRWKIFECSGTKAGQDTAFGLLNHGATLSVVGFTMDKVELRLSNLMAFHARALGNWGCLTELYPAAFDLVLDGKIALAPFVERHPLDDINAVFAAAHAHKLTRRAILVPGR
- a CDS encoding acyl-CoA dehydratase activase produces the protein MSMPVFVGLDIGSSRTKVAVIDADRQLLGHAVRKSGTDFSATAAACLDESLEMAGSRRDAIENAISTGYGRSNVAFVTAQSKTEIGCLSRWGRDRFHEAITIIDIGGQDNKVIKLDEDGRRASFKMNRKCAAGTGAFLEEMSLRLDIPLEAMDALARRSLEMVKLGSYCTVFSATEVLENIRNGKKVTDIVKGLFYSVVKRVLEMDSHAGRVVMTGGVVAHNPYIVEMAGEMVGRPVVLPEFPQLAGAIGAALYALDEMDPARIETNIPAGETNG
- a CDS encoding 6-phosphofructokinase, with amino-acid sequence MKIGVLTGGGDCPGLNAVIRAVVRKSDTLSSRVVGLRNGWKGLLDPSPMDLDGKMVSGILHIGGTMIGTSRTNPFKDLGGPEKVLKNMRILGLDALIAIGGEDTLGAAAKLYEMGLPVVGVPKTIDNDLSGTDFTFGFDTAVSTATDAIDRIHTTAESHNRVMVVEVMGRHAGWIATYSGIAGGADVILVPEIPIDLDEVCDLILRRHSRGKSFSIVVVAEGAQFAVKPGADAELVLQETQKDEFGHVRLGGISQVLAKEIEKRTKFETRYVVLGHIQRGGSPTAHDRVLATRFGVFATEMVHRGEFGKMAA
- a CDS encoding cyclohexa-1,5-dienecarbonyl-CoA hydratase; protein product: MGASPLNVELEKDGALLRLRLSRPKANIVDAAMIAALRSALREHLPGARLRAVLLEAEGPHFSFGASVEEHLPGSCAAMLHELHALLLTLVASPVPVLVAIRGQCLGGGLEVAAAGHLIFAAPGATLGQPEIKLAVFAPAASCLLPERIGPSRAEDLLFSGRSIGAEEAHRIGLVNALADDPTAAAIAYFEEHYAPRSASSLRFAVRAARAGVVERIRTKLAEVERLYLEELMATHDAVEGLTAFIAKRPAVWWEDR
- a CDS encoding indolepyruvate oxidoreductase subunit beta — encoded protein: MSVTKGDVFLAGVGGQGTLLASEVLCDAFLLSGFDVKKSEVHGMAQRGGSVTTHLRFGPIVFSPLIEPGKADLLIAFEKIEALRFAHYLRPGGAMVVNAQEIFPPSVATGQERYPQDAAERLRAVTDRLYMVDALSAALSMREVRAVNIVLVGAASHFLPLPEAAYEEALKARLPSMIVAVNVQAFRAGRALLQPLTDKKH